A part of Cryptococcus neoformans var. grubii H99 chromosome 6, complete sequence genomic DNA contains:
- a CDS encoding CMGC/SRPK protein kinase, producing MAQSAASACGPSNMRPTPPPLAVPSSVQHPSSATNSLSASQASQATSVLTDDEEDLEDYRPGGYHPVNIGDEFNNGRYRIVRKLGWGHFSTVWLARDNIANRHVALKVVKSDGHYTETALDEIQLLQRVVSSAPGHAGRHHVLDLLDSFRHTGPNGSHVCMVFEVLGENLLGLIKRYQHRGVPQHIVKQIAKQVLLGLDYLHRECRIIHTDLKPENVLICIDDVESVVQAELASCPAAVPTKLVGVPPSQGRLGNQTPRKDGIFIVGSQPLPSPSSSYSSSPMLDKYGFGMSKISGASAAKAGNPSSGAGGPSYPPAQPKKSATTEAIGNDLENVKLGEGSSLKWEKTATPAPAPPKGPSLLSQQLHHPPASPPLNPSVPSGSASVSTNHTINTATDETEVSTPATTPDHVTRLSDERAPEAGDPTTLPPPFPYDPVSLERITVKIADLGNACWVDHHFTNDIQTRQYRCPEIILGTRWDESVDMWSAACLFFELLTGDYLFDPQPGVKYDKDDDHIAQIMELLGEMPRSLALSGKYSHEIFNRRGELRHINRLRFWPLTSVLKEKYLMEHEDAELLSSFLMPMLAYLPGQRAKASDLLNHPWLEGVVVQGELEMAHSLHTAESERIRREEVTKGKGVVA from the exons ATGGCACAATCGGCCGCATCTGCCTGCGGTCCTTCGAACATG CGTCCCACACCCCCTCCTCTCGCGGTACCCTCCTCCGTCcaacatccttcttccgccacTAATTCTCTCAGCGCTTCCCAAGCTTCCCAAGCCACATCCGTCCTCAcagacgacgaggaagatCTCGAAGATTATAGACCAGGAGGTTACCATCCAGTTAACATTGGTGACGAATTCAACAATGGACGGTATAGGATTGTGCGGAAATTGGGATGGGGTCATTTTTCCACTGTTTGGCTGGCTAGAGATAACAT cgcAAACCGCCATGTTGCTCTCAAAGTAGTTAAATCTGACGGACACTACACCGAAACAGCTTTGGACGAAATTCAACTCCTTCAACGGGTCGTCAGTTCTGCACCTGGCCACGCCGGACGGCATCACGTTCTTGACCTTCTCGATAGTTTCCGCCATACAGGGCCTAACGGTTCTCACGTCTGTATGGTCTTTGAAGTCCTTGGCGAAAATCTCTTGGGTCTAATCAAGCGGTATCAACACCGAGGCGTTCCTCAACATATCGTCAAACAAATCGCTAAACAAGTTTTGCTCGGTCTCGATTACCTCCACCGCGAATGCCGTATCATCCATACCGATCTGAAACCTGAAAATGTCTTGATCTGTATCGACGATGTCGAATCTGTCGTGCAAGCCGAACTTGCAAGCTGCCCCGCTGCCGTCCCTACCAAACTCGTCGGtgttcctccttcccaaGGCCGATTAGGTAACCAAACACCTCGAAAAGATGGCATCTTCATTGTTGGATCTCAACCACTGCCTAGTCCTAGCTCAAGCTACTCAAGTAGTCCCATGCTAGACAAGTACGGGTTCGGTATGAGCAAGATATCCGGGGCCAGTGCTGCTAAAGCCGGAAATCCATCTAGCGGTGCCGGTGGACCTTCTTACCCCCCTGCGCAACCAAAAAAGAGCGCTACAACCGAGGCGATCGGCAATGATTTAGAAAATGTCAAGCtcggagaaggaagctcGTTAAAATGGGAAAAGACCGCCACGCCTGCGCCTGCCCCTCCAAAAGGACCATCCTTACTCTCCCAACAACTGCATCACCCTCCCGCCTCCCCGCCACTCAACCCCTCTGTCCCGTCTGGCTCTGCTAGCGTCTCCACCAACCATACAATCAACACCGCAACCGACGAAACTGAAGTTTCCACACCCGCTACCACACCTGATCACGTCACTCGCCTCTCTGACGAACGCGCACCCGAAGCTGGGGACCCGACCACCCTCCCGCCCCCGTTCCCTTATGACCCGGTTAGTTTGGAAAGGATAACGGTAAAGATAGCGGATTTGGGGAATGCTTGTTGGGTGGATCATCATTTCACGAATGATATTCAGACAAGACAGTATCGGTGTCCGGAGATTATCCTTGGGACAAGATGGGATGAGTCTGTTGACATGTGGAGTGCGGCATGTTTG TTCTTTGAACTTTTGACAGGTGATTACCTGTTTGATCCTCAACCTGGCGTCAAATATGACAAAGATGACGACCACATTGCACAAATCATGGAATTGTTGGGTGAGATGCCGCGATCACTGGCTTTATCCGGAAAATACAGCCATGAAATTTTCAACCGTCGGG GTGAACTCCGGCATATTAACCGTCTTCGTTTTTGGCCCCTAACCTCCGTCCTCAAAGAAAAATACCTCATGGAACACGAGGACGCTGAACTCttatcttccttcctcatgCCCATGCTCGCTTACCTTCCGGGCCAACGAGCGAAAGCGTCAGATCTGTTGAACCACCCATGGCTAGAAGGGGTGGTGGTGCAAGGCGAGTTGGAGATGGCGCACAGTCTGCATACAGCTGAATCGGAGAGGATACGGCGGGAAGAGGTgacgaaggggaagggagtGGTTGCGTGA